Proteins from one Cellulosilyticum lentocellum DSM 5427 genomic window:
- a CDS encoding ATP-binding cassette domain-containing protein, with translation MNKYIEIKNAHIHNLKGIDVKIPRNKLTVITGVSGSGKSSLAFDTLYEEGKHRYLMFSNSGFMVEGESAFDQITGLSPTVAVEQRIIRQSNPRSTVGTKTKISNMLAILFATYGERENKCEGGRPLTMEMFQKNSAKGMCVKCLGKGIVKKIDEEKLFGDGSQKIEDVCLGVGKRGSTKKMLESFYKYYKVTGDTPLNNLTSDELFVLKYGDYGKSSFIGFIPWITEVTNGAFSATGRLEQMLTEAGYMEKGKCPKCQGMGLGEEAIHTSIGGKTISEMEQMYIKDLYEFLSKLSTKNRLIQEILTKLECMIDVGLYHLALSRSLPTLSGGEIQRLFLASYIIADMDAIIFIFDEPTIGLHEIEKAKLIDIIKKLVGKGNTVVAVEHDEGFIRQADYIIDLGPDAGILGGAKIYEGDFNTFLSCGDSRTAPYLSGKRPFVHKEDYRGFNETKLLTLKNASLHNLKNITVDIPLGVMVGVVGVSGSGKSSLISETLVPKLKALLKSKCIMEDEVEEAIELGEVELLGVSQIKKCYVIDQKPIGRTRTSCLATYTGTMDRIRQLFAKASDLPPGFFSVNAQGGCPICKGEGEVHYHVGYGNFIHVKCEACEGIGFIPESAEVTLEGKNIKDVLEMSVDEAITFFSDKDEPITHMLETLKRVGMGYIKLGQKTPTISGGESQRIKLAKELSKGQAAKDSLYILDEPTTGLSFYDSEKLMVLLQELVDKGNTVIIIEHDSHVLSSCDYLIEMGAGGGKDGGEVIATGTPRELKENPHSIIGRYLC, from the coding sequence ATGAATAAATATATAGAGATTAAAAATGCACATATCCATAATCTTAAAGGAATCGATGTGAAAATCCCTAGAAATAAGCTGACTGTTATTACAGGTGTTTCAGGAAGTGGAAAGTCAAGTCTAGCTTTTGATACGCTCTATGAAGAAGGAAAACACAGATACTTAATGTTTTCGAATTCTGGCTTTATGGTGGAGGGAGAATCAGCATTTGATCAAATCACGGGACTTTCACCAACTGTTGCAGTGGAACAGCGCATTATTAGGCAGTCAAATCCTAGAAGTACAGTAGGAACTAAAACCAAAATAAGTAATATGTTAGCGATACTTTTTGCAACCTATGGGGAACGTGAAAATAAGTGTGAAGGTGGCAGACCTTTAACTATGGAGATGTTCCAGAAGAATTCAGCTAAAGGAATGTGCGTGAAATGTCTAGGGAAAGGCATTGTTAAGAAAATAGATGAGGAGAAGCTTTTTGGGGACGGTTCTCAAAAAATCGAGGATGTTTGTTTAGGAGTAGGAAAAAGAGGAAGCACTAAAAAGATGTTAGAGAGCTTTTATAAATACTATAAAGTTACAGGGGATACACCTCTTAATAACTTAACAAGCGACGAACTTTTTGTTTTGAAGTATGGGGATTATGGGAAATCCTCATTTATAGGTTTTATACCATGGATTACGGAGGTTACCAATGGAGCGTTTTCTGCTACTGGCAGATTAGAACAGATGCTAACTGAGGCAGGTTATATGGAAAAGGGAAAATGTCCTAAATGTCAAGGAATGGGTTTAGGGGAAGAAGCTATTCATACGTCTATTGGTGGGAAAACCATCTCTGAAATGGAGCAAATGTATATAAAGGATTTATATGAGTTTTTAAGTAAGCTAAGTACAAAGAATAGATTGATTCAAGAAATCCTTACTAAACTAGAATGCATGATTGATGTAGGGTTATACCACTTAGCTTTATCGCGTTCACTTCCCACTCTTTCAGGAGGTGAGATTCAAAGGTTATTTCTTGCCTCTTATATTATTGCAGATATGGATGCGATCATTTTCATTTTTGATGAACCTACTATTGGACTACATGAAATAGAAAAGGCAAAATTAATTGATATTATAAAAAAGCTTGTAGGTAAAGGAAATACAGTGGTTGCCGTTGAACATGATGAGGGCTTTATAAGGCAAGCAGATTATATTATTGACTTGGGACCGGATGCAGGAATTTTAGGAGGTGCTAAGATCTATGAGGGGGATTTTAACACCTTTTTATCCTGTGGTGATTCTAGAACAGCTCCTTATTTATCGGGAAAAAGGCCTTTTGTACACAAAGAAGATTACCGAGGATTTAATGAAACAAAGCTGCTTACATTAAAAAACGCTTCCTTACATAATTTAAAGAATATTACTGTAGATATTCCTCTAGGTGTAATGGTGGGAGTGGTAGGCGTTTCAGGCAGTGGAAAGTCTAGCTTGATTTCAGAAACCTTAGTGCCTAAGTTAAAAGCATTACTTAAATCAAAGTGTATTATGGAAGATGAAGTAGAGGAAGCAATAGAACTAGGAGAAGTAGAACTATTAGGTGTAAGTCAAATTAAGAAGTGCTACGTTATTGATCAAAAGCCTATAGGCAGAACTAGGACCTCTTGCCTTGCAACTTATACAGGGACTATGGACCGTATTCGTCAGTTGTTTGCTAAGGCAAGTGACCTTCCTCCAGGCTTTTTCTCTGTTAATGCTCAAGGTGGTTGTCCCATATGCAAGGGTGAAGGAGAAGTACACTATCATGTAGGCTATGGCAATTTTATTCATGTGAAGTGTGAAGCTTGTGAGGGTATAGGATTTATACCAGAGTCAGCAGAAGTGACACTTGAAGGAAAGAATATTAAGGATGTATTAGAGATGAGCGTAGATGAAGCAATAACATTTTTTAGTGATAAAGATGAGCCAATTACCCATATGTTAGAGACCTTAAAACGTGTAGGCATGGGATATATTAAGTTAGGTCAGAAAACACCGACTATATCTGGAGGTGAAAGTCAGCGCATCAAACTCGCTAAGGAACTCTCAAAGGGACAAGCAGCTAAAGATTCTTTATACATTTTAGATGAGCCTACAACAGGGTTATCCTTTTATGATAGTGAAAAGCTTATGGTGTTATTACAAGAGTTAGTGGATAAAGGGAATACGGTTATCATTATTGAACATGATTCGCATGTTTTATCCAGCTGTGATTACTTGATAGAAATGGGTGCTGGTGGTGGGAAAGATGGGGGAGAAGTGATTGCAACAGGTACACCTAGGGAGTTAAAGGAAAATCCTCATTCTATTATTGGGAGGTATTTATGTTAG
- the gltS gene encoding sodium/glutamate symporter encodes MTFNLDIYETMALVSLVFYMGKYMRTKFSILSKYCIPPSVVGGFIFALLILLLNETNIASINLDTTLQNIFMTAFFTSIGFTASIKILKQGGIKVVTFLSLAVLLVILQNTVGVTLASLFSLSPLMGLCTASIPMVGGHGTAGSFGPILEDMGITGATTVSVASATFGLIMGSIIGGLVARNLILRYKLHTVHDENDLTPPEEVGDYNEENHNILSFKRLMTGACFLFIAMGVGSLVSKLIQASGLTFPSYIGAMLVAALIRNICDFRKEPIVEKEIETLGGLSLSFFLTMALMGLKLWQLFDLALPLFIMLIAQVILVGLFAYIITYKVMGKNYEAAVFASAICGFGMGATPNAIANMDELTNRYGFVPTPYFVVPIVGCLFIDFVNSAIITIFINFIR; translated from the coding sequence ATGACATTTAATTTAGATATCTATGAGACTATGGCCTTAGTTTCTCTTGTGTTTTACATGGGTAAGTATATGAGAACTAAATTTTCTATACTCTCTAAGTATTGCATTCCGCCATCAGTTGTAGGTGGCTTTATCTTCGCTCTATTAATACTTCTACTAAATGAAACTAATATTGCATCTATTAATTTAGATACAACACTTCAAAACATATTTATGACAGCCTTTTTTACTAGCATCGGGTTTACTGCCAGTATCAAAATACTAAAACAAGGTGGCATTAAAGTAGTTACTTTTCTCTCGCTCGCAGTGTTACTTGTTATCTTACAAAATACAGTTGGTGTAACATTAGCTTCATTATTTAGCTTATCCCCTTTAATGGGACTTTGCACTGCTTCTATTCCTATGGTAGGTGGACACGGTACTGCTGGCTCCTTTGGTCCCATCCTTGAAGATATGGGGATTACTGGTGCCACTACAGTTTCTGTCGCTTCCGCAACCTTTGGTCTCATTATGGGTAGTATCATTGGTGGTTTAGTTGCTAGAAACTTAATTCTTCGTTATAAACTGCACACAGTCCATGATGAGAATGATCTTACCCCACCAGAGGAAGTAGGCGATTACAATGAAGAAAATCATAATATCTTATCTTTCAAAAGATTAATGACAGGTGCATGCTTCTTGTTTATTGCAATGGGAGTCGGTTCTCTCGTTTCTAAGTTAATCCAAGCATCTGGCTTAACTTTTCCTTCTTATATTGGAGCTATGTTAGTTGCTGCCCTTATAAGAAATATATGTGATTTTAGAAAAGAGCCTATTGTGGAAAAGGAAATTGAGACACTAGGAGGATTAAGCTTATCCTTTTTCTTAACAATGGCATTAATGGGACTTAAACTTTGGCAACTATTCGATTTAGCACTGCCACTTTTCATTATGCTTATCGCCCAAGTTATTTTAGTAGGCTTATTTGCTTATATTATAACCTATAAAGTCATGGGGAAAAATTACGAGGCGGCTGTATTTGCTTCTGCAATCTGTGGTTTTGGAATGGGAGCTACTCCAAATGCTATTGCTAATATGGATGAGCTTACAAATAGATATGGTTTTGTTCCTACACCTTACTTTGTTGTTCCAATTGTAGGTTGTTTGTTTATTGACTTTGTTAACTCAGCTATTATAACAATATTTATCAACTTTATTCGTTAA
- a CDS encoding sensor histidine kinase — translation MKVKLKPSYFLVILGFLIVDFFCYPFCIGISVFLHKIILVLVSLIVAIMFFHSRSKSVLAKLLLCNNIILAIIQWIFAGIFYSKGPTYFFWDNVAYIIHNFITSTIFVCITIQESKAYYAQRVDELKGEIVLGQKQLQESYEKNELRSSIFADLSHELKTPINVIYSNIQLFEKCMSEDSTGIAESDKYLKSMQKNCYRLIKLVNNIIDMNKIESGYMKLEVKNYNIIPFIEDMVMSINAFAMQKQINVIFDTEIEELIIACDMDKVEKIVFNLLSNAIKYTPEGGEVLVYISYDTNDICIMVQDTGEGIPEELHEAIFGRFIQNKGELHQKYNSSGIGLALVKSLAELQQGRIWIDKEYKKGCKMIFSLPRIVLDHMEPILYNNMGYSEYNIEFI, via the coding sequence ATGAAGGTTAAATTAAAACCTTCTTACTTTTTGGTGATTTTAGGTTTTTTAATAGTAGACTTTTTTTGTTATCCATTTTGTATAGGAATTAGTGTGTTTTTACATAAAATTATTCTAGTACTAGTATCACTAATCGTTGCTATTATGTTTTTTCACTCTAGAAGTAAGAGTGTATTAGCAAAGCTATTACTATGTAATAATATTATTTTAGCCATAATACAGTGGATATTTGCAGGAATATTTTATTCTAAAGGACCAACCTATTTCTTTTGGGATAATGTGGCCTATATTATACATAATTTTATTACTTCTACAATATTTGTATGTATTACTATTCAAGAATCTAAAGCATATTATGCACAGAGAGTAGATGAACTAAAGGGGGAAATTGTCCTAGGACAAAAGCAATTACAAGAGAGCTACGAAAAGAATGAACTGCGAAGTAGTATTTTTGCTGATTTATCTCATGAATTAAAGACGCCTATTAATGTGATTTATAGCAATATTCAATTGTTTGAAAAGTGTATGTCGGAAGATTCTACTGGAATAGCAGAATCCGATAAGTATCTAAAAAGCATGCAAAAGAATTGCTATCGTCTTATTAAATTAGTTAATAATATCATTGATATGAACAAGATTGAATCAGGCTATATGAAGTTAGAAGTGAAAAATTATAATATTATTCCTTTTATAGAAGACATGGTTATGTCAATTAACGCTTTTGCCATGCAAAAGCAAATTAACGTTATATTTGATACAGAAATAGAAGAGCTTATTATAGCTTGTGATATGGATAAGGTTGAAAAGATTGTTTTTAATCTACTTTCTAATGCTATTAAATATACTCCTGAGGGGGGAGAGGTTTTAGTTTATATAAGTTATGATACGAATGATATATGTATTATGGTGCAAGATACAGGAGAGGGAATTCCAGAAGAACTACATGAAGCTATCTTTGGCCGTTTTATACAAAATAAAGGTGAACTTCATCAGAAATATAACAGTAGTGGTATTGGTCTGGCACTTGTTAAATCTCTTGCAGAGTTACAACAAGGTAGAATCTGGATTGACAAGGAATATAAAAAAGGGTGTAAAATGATTTTTTCCTTACCACGTATTGTATTAGATCATATGGAGCCTATATTATATAACAATATGGGTTACAGTGAGTATAATATAGAATTTATATAA
- a CDS encoding PQQ-dependent sugar dehydrogenase: MVRSRQLPYNVEVIAENLYVPWAIDISSDGKLYFTERSGSIRVIQDGILLPDPLITFTSPFISQDEGGLMGLVLDPNFSQNHYIYIMHTYTEDGQIYNRVIRLIENNNRASIDRILIDKIPGGRFHNGGRLKIGPDQMLYISTGDATNPLLAQDLTSTAGKILRLTLDGNIPTDNPIPNSPIYSFGHRNPQGLAWSLQNILYASEHGQSAHDEINIIYPGANYGWPLVQGDEDLPGMMLQRPLINSGDETWAPSGITFVNQGPLQGKLLVATLYGKRLLVISLNESGTLVENIESWFPNEYGRLREVIQGPDGSIYLSTSNRDGRGDANISDDKIIRLVPNHL; the protein is encoded by the coding sequence TTGGTCCGTTCAAGACAACTTCCTTACAATGTTGAAGTTATTGCGGAAAATTTATATGTTCCTTGGGCTATAGATATCAGTAGTGACGGCAAATTATATTTTACGGAACGCTCTGGTTCCATTAGAGTTATTCAAGATGGCATACTTCTTCCAGATCCACTTATTACATTTACATCTCCTTTTATTAGTCAAGATGAGGGAGGCTTAATGGGACTTGTTCTGGATCCTAACTTTTCACAAAATCACTATATTTATATTATGCATACCTACACTGAAGATGGGCAAATCTATAACCGTGTTATTAGATTAATAGAAAACAATAATCGTGCATCTATTGACCGCATTCTGATAGATAAAATTCCAGGTGGGCGGTTTCATAATGGTGGAAGACTAAAGATAGGACCTGACCAAATGTTATATATCTCAACAGGAGATGCAACCAACCCCCTTTTAGCACAAGACCTCACAAGCACAGCTGGAAAAATCCTCCGTCTAACATTAGATGGTAATATTCCTACTGATAATCCAATCCCTAATTCTCCTATATATAGCTTTGGCCATCGAAATCCACAAGGGCTAGCATGGAGCTTGCAAAATATTTTATATGCATCGGAACATGGTCAATCTGCCCATGACGAAATTAATATCATCTATCCTGGGGCAAACTATGGTTGGCCACTTGTTCAAGGAGATGAAGATTTGCCAGGTATGATGTTACAACGACCCCTTATAAACAGCGGTGATGAGACATGGGCGCCTTCTGGTATTACTTTTGTGAATCAAGGGCCATTGCAAGGCAAGCTGCTTGTTGCCACTTTATACGGAAAGAGGCTACTTGTTATTTCTTTAAATGAATCAGGAACTCTGGTAGAGAACATTGAATCATGGTTTCCAAATGAATACGGGCGTTTACGTGAAGTTATTCAAGGCCCAGATGGTTCAATCTATCTTAGTACTAGTAATAGGGATGGTCGAGGAGATGCTAATATCTCTGACGATAAAATTATTCGTCTTGTCCCAAACCACTTGTAG
- a CDS encoding DUF2935 domain-containing protein has product MISDQRYVILSLELHLFFSRIMKEHALFLEAGFMPKDSKLASEAEHYKREFERLLSQVVSLSNGVVRPSVLNSGEVVTDYTLGTERKTQNFTGIKIDQNITMQESQLYSGNNPQIGPNTVNRVRQLNANARNLLNGLINFKQRLLNGVLSCDLFTANYPLLIEHILREARLYLSLVSDLENRVDIDSKDARETELFWDQIMMEHALFIRGLLDPSEDELITTSNEFANEFKNLIQEAQTMTNVTINSVTNETLNQTVQLKNFKQAGTEGIASCKIRSIILPLLADHVLREANHYIRLLETYEGI; this is encoded by the coding sequence ATGATAAGCGATCAAAGATATGTGATTCTATCACTTGAATTACATTTATTTTTCTCAAGAATTATGAAGGAACATGCACTTTTTTTAGAAGCAGGGTTTATGCCTAAAGACTCAAAACTTGCTAGTGAGGCAGAGCATTATAAGAGAGAATTTGAAAGGCTTTTGTCACAGGTGGTGAGTCTTAGTAACGGCGTAGTAAGACCAAGCGTTTTAAATTCTGGCGAGGTGGTAACTGACTATACATTAGGAACAGAAAGAAAGACTCAAAATTTCACAGGGATAAAGATAGATCAAAATATAACGATGCAGGAATCACAACTATATAGTGGAAATAATCCCCAGATTGGACCTAATACAGTAAATCGTGTAAGGCAACTTAACGCTAATGCAAGGAATCTTCTTAATGGGCTGATTAATTTTAAGCAGAGACTATTAAACGGTGTTTTATCTTGTGATTTATTTACAGCTAATTATCCATTACTAATCGAACATATACTGCGCGAGGCAAGGCTATATTTGTCATTAGTAAGCGACTTAGAAAATAGGGTGGATATTGATTCTAAAGATGCTAGAGAAACAGAGTTGTTTTGGGATCAAATTATGATGGAGCATGCATTGTTTATAAGAGGATTACTTGACCCTTCTGAAGATGAATTAATTACCACCTCAAATGAATTTGCTAATGAATTTAAGAATTTAATTCAAGAGGCACAAACCATGACAAATGTAACAATAAATAGTGTTACTAATGAAACTTTAAATCAAACTGTTCAATTGAAGAATTTTAAACAAGCGGGAACAGAAGGGATTGCTAGTTGTAAAATAAGATCTATAATACTTCCGCTTCTGGCTGATCATGTACTAAGAGAAGCCAATCATTATATTAGATTATTAGAGACTTATGAAGGGATATAA
- a CDS encoding DUF1540 domain-containing protein — protein sequence MPKISCSVVSCSYNQGNICSASILNIVGAKANITEETSCSTYINKEKVSNAVDDKVKTGETEAVLCEVETCIYHVRSHCSLADGIEVSNLGEAETYRDTDCLSFERRSE from the coding sequence ATGCCAAAGATAAGTTGTAGCGTAGTTTCTTGTTCTTATAATCAAGGAAACATATGTAGCGCCAGTATTCTGAATATTGTAGGGGCTAAGGCAAATATTACTGAGGAAACAAGTTGTAGTACCTATATCAATAAAGAGAAAGTTAGTAATGCCGTAGATGATAAGGTTAAAACAGGAGAGACAGAAGCAGTACTTTGTGAAGTAGAAACATGTATCTATCATGTCAGAAGTCACTGTTCTCTAGCAGATGGTATTGAGGTAAGCAATCTAGGAGAAGCAGAAACTTATAGGGATACAGACTGTTTAAGCTTTGAGCGTAGGTCGGAATAA